The Hyphomicrobiales bacterium genome has a window encoding:
- the nrfD gene encoding NrfD/PsrC family molybdoenzyme membrane anchor subunit: METLPNLAPYTGWVYPNETVFEWSVLIAVYPYLTGLVAGAFTVSSLYQVFGFKRLKPVAHLALLTSLCFMIFVPSPLLLHLGHPERAFNATLTPHWTSAMAMFGYFASAYVVLLLIETWFAYRPFIVGEAQRRQDLLGRFYRVLTLGSYDLSEHAMRYDRKWLFALAVIGIPGAHGLHGYVGFMYGSLKSREWWSSDLMPVIFLFSAIISGVALLVVLYVASCKLRKIPVDLACLKGLAYTIWAFIMVAIALEALEFANLVYKGREGIEIILEYVTGRLLIPYFVLQFAIGAITPFFVLSYMIWRGTTGRALVVGVTLSACLVLFSVFMMRWNVVIGGQEISKTGKGLLYYQPLILSKEGLVVAALLTIAPVILLLGLARLFPPFEEAETTAPSAAAAQQAMNS; encoded by the coding sequence GTGGAGACCCTTCCCAATCTAGCGCCCTACACCGGATGGGTCTATCCGAACGAAACGGTGTTCGAGTGGTCCGTCCTCATCGCCGTCTATCCCTATCTTACGGGACTGGTGGCCGGCGCCTTTACGGTCTCGAGCCTGTATCAGGTGTTCGGCTTCAAGCGACTGAAGCCGGTGGCGCACCTGGCGCTCCTGACCTCGCTGTGCTTCATGATCTTCGTGCCCTCGCCGTTGCTGCTGCACCTCGGACATCCGGAGCGCGCCTTCAACGCCACGCTGACGCCGCACTGGACCTCGGCGATGGCGATGTTCGGCTATTTCGCCAGCGCCTACGTCGTGCTGTTGCTGATCGAGACGTGGTTCGCCTACCGGCCCTTCATCGTCGGCGAGGCGCAGCGCAGGCAGGACCTGCTGGGGCGGTTCTATCGCGTGCTGACGCTCGGCTCCTACGATCTCTCCGAGCATGCGATGCGCTACGACAGGAAGTGGCTGTTCGCGCTGGCGGTCATCGGCATACCCGGGGCGCACGGGCTGCACGGCTATGTCGGCTTCATGTACGGCTCGCTCAAATCGCGCGAATGGTGGTCCTCCGACCTGATGCCGGTGATCTTCCTGTTCTCGGCGATCATCTCCGGCGTCGCCCTGCTCGTCGTGCTCTACGTGGCGTCGTGCAAGCTGCGCAAGATCCCGGTCGATCTGGCGTGCCTGAAGGGCCTCGCCTACACCATCTGGGCCTTCATCATGGTGGCCATCGCCTTGGAGGCGCTGGAATTCGCCAACCTCGTCTACAAGGGCCGCGAGGGGATCGAAATCATCCTGGAGTACGTGACCGGCCGGCTGCTCATTCCCTACTTCGTTCTGCAGTTCGCCATTGGCGCCATCACGCCATTTTTCGTCCTTTCCTACATGATCTGGCGTGGGACCACCGGGCGGGCGCTCGTGGTCGGCGTCACGCTGAGCGCCTGTCTGGTGCTGTTCTCGGTGTTCATGATGCGCTGGAACGTGGTGATCGGCGGCCAGGAAATTTCCAAGACCGGAAAGGGGCTGCTGTACTACCAGCCGCTTATTCTGAGCAAGGAAGGGCTTGTCGTCGCCGCGCTGTTGACGATCGCTCCCGTCATTCTCCTGCTCGGTCTGGCGCGGCTGTTCCCGCCTTTCGAGGAGGCGGAAACCACGGCTCCCTCCGCCGCCGCGGCGCAACAGGCCATGAACTCATAA